A single window of Bacteroidota bacterium DNA harbors:
- a CDS encoding T9SS type A sorting domain-containing protein, whose protein sequence is MYDGLSGSIVGIDSMLFVEFVNPGPSSRPIGGLHVTGQIDVVLPELTLAVGERIVLARFPELIERFFQIDGNVFFWNAGSINDATGHFRLTNTAGVIIDSLTFSNLSPWPTGANATGRSIVVCDPSQDNSIGSNWVESSTIIDSVGIWYGANIPGPIWASPGRANCRLVAVDNAEVIATKIYPNPFYSTFEIETKSTGLVSALITDAMGRNIKIASLVDGYAKVDLASQPPGIYFVSLIDQDGRVLNVKKLIHY, encoded by the coding sequence ATGTATGATGGGCTATCTGGAAGTATTGTTGGAATCGATAGCATGCTCTTTGTAGAATTTGTCAATCCAGGCCCATCTAGTCGCCCGATTGGTGGCTTGCATGTAACTGGTCAAATTGACGTTGTGCTTCCTGAACTAACACTAGCAGTCGGCGAACGTATCGTTTTGGCAAGGTTTCCCGAGTTGATTGAGCGCTTCTTTCAAATCGACGGTAACGTCTTTTTCTGGAACGCAGGGTCAATCAACGATGCGACTGGCCATTTCCGTTTGACAAATACCGCAGGTGTAATAATAGATTCACTTACATTTTCTAATTTGAGTCCTTGGCCCACTGGCGCTAACGCAACAGGTAGGAGCATAGTTGTTTGCGACCCATCCCAGGATAACAGTATCGGAAGCAACTGGGTAGAAAGTTCCACCATTATAGATTCTGTTGGTATATGGTATGGAGCAAACATCCCTGGGCCAATTTGGGCAAGCCCTGGACGAGCCAATTGCCGTTTGGTTGCAGTCGACAATGCTGAGGTGATAGCTACCAAGATTTATCCGAATCCTTTCTATTCCACTTTTGAGATTGAGACGAAGTCAACGGGTTTGGTTTCGGCCTTGATTACCGATGCAATGGGTCGAAATATCAAAATAGCATCCCTGGTCGACGGTTATGCCAAAGTGGATCTCGCTTCACAGCCGCCGGGTATCTACTTCGTAAGCCTTATCGACCAAGATGGTAGGGTCCTCAATGTAAAGAAGCTGATCCATTATTAA
- a CDS encoding gliding motility-associated C-terminal domain-containing protein, which produces MNVAEVIVYDNTLAGAGNNAFERVESYLAVKYGLTLTHKYRMSDWDGVANVDIYDPATYPFDIAGIGRDDNGRLYQRQGKTSDVDSLVSLALGSHFLYDTLNSNPIVSDKNFIMTGHDGGDISCWSTNEISVAGKRGIYRRVAREWKLQKTAGWGPEQVEFRVLADNPNANLPSLPVGASFVLITDNDNNFRDGNSVAHPMTLSSPGVYTVTLPTSTFPGPVNFFTIGTEMDSVLLGKPIKCVGNTFKVFGSRLGDVCTELKLSDGANNYFGVSGPAVTDTTFFIASNLPGGCVDTLLWRIPLVANPSNFDLLVDTTTGASGCNSTVIASNIDNARNLVDSILVDSSELANISWPGDSIYCANGPNVLPIIGTGTTVGLFSLIGGPLVGTPNLLMPNNNTGGLLVHSGSVGTHTIRYVTNGTFLCKDTAIATIKIRPVTTPTISYVGSPYCGGNPFSDPAVISGTAGGTFSSAPGLVFSNTSTGVVDLPASAPGTYTIFYNPHVDSCANVASTTIVINAPERAYFDYPDSVLCLGAAQELPSIQYLPSSGSFTRIAGAGTLNVDPNTGAINLGTSSAGFYYVQYGGISGTCTYTAVDSFRIKAPTDATFNLANDTLCLNDPAFIPARTDPNGYFTSFNNLIGILVDSLTVNPAASTPGGPYELVYIVPDTFCSDTFSLPLFFRGVAAANLTYSDTVLCENEPNIFPVFQSGVAGGSFFSTNGAIFVDSLTGELDISLTPVGPNYNVFYVVPDPSCPDTVLAATIDIDSIPTPDFSILVDSICQNSGFYEIDVHRISNYSFSLFIGANQVPGAIVGDSINIDILPAGGPYMIQNIQTTTVCSDTAYDYLTVVEQDSAGIIFAPNIICLNDNDPFPLITGDGGGVYSLGLSPSFVAVDPDSGIMTLDTNMVLGIYWVVYQTTGLCSDIDSAFVDIRNNLSAQYDYLAIEYCQADTFPISPEPGFASGGVFEADTTGLVWIDSIAGIFDPHASAPGTYLVEYNISSAGACEAVWTDRVTIVEKDTLTTLTYVGSPYCPSDPDPDPILTHSADSMGLYSGTGVYFSDQDRGIISLAATLPDTYVVEFAKRTVCREVFTFPIRIKPAAVAQFGYRNSVYCIGPDSLLPLFVSSPGGSFVGIPDSLGDNMTIDPLTGAIDLFATSPGTYQVNYTIPPSGQICGGTGTFALRILPQPTGIDLSSNHPNDTICENTYVLFRASGAELVNYYLNGDSVGSGIEWEGIGLDSGDVVQAYFKTALGCEDSITRVMHVFDIPEATILSAPTILSGTDSLEIPVELFTNDTWLQWAVAGMGAVEFSADTGRSIIGDSGMVIPIGNTVFLDSDINPAQFTLTIVPKTFLCTGTPETVTIRVNPNDKDVFVPQVMTPDGNGQNDTWLIQVKNGIDPALYTIQLFNSAGALVHTMTPLNDLFTGDNANAGYLTDGVYWYLLLDEKGEKIEAGGLTIRRK; this is translated from the coding sequence ATGAATGTTGCGGAGGTCATCGTGTATGACAATACCCTTGCTGGAGCTGGTAACAACGCTTTTGAGCGTGTAGAGAGCTATTTGGCCGTCAAGTATGGTCTGACGCTTACACATAAATACAGGATGAGCGATTGGGATGGTGTCGCCAACGTGGATATCTATGACCCTGCTACCTATCCATTTGACATTGCGGGCATTGGGCGCGATGATAATGGTCGCCTGTACCAACGGCAAGGAAAAACATCAGATGTAGATTCATTGGTTTCATTGGCATTGGGGTCGCATTTTTTGTATGATACGTTAAACAGCAATCCCATCGTTTCGGACAAGAATTTTATCATGACTGGCCATGACGGCGGAGATATCTCATGTTGGAGCACCAATGAAATTTCCGTCGCAGGGAAAAGAGGCATCTACCGTCGGGTTGCAAGAGAATGGAAGTTGCAGAAGACAGCTGGATGGGGACCTGAACAGGTAGAATTTCGCGTTTTGGCTGATAATCCAAACGCCAACCTTCCTTCTTTGCCAGTTGGTGCCTCATTTGTGCTGATTACTGACAACGACAACAATTTCCGTGATGGAAATTCAGTTGCCCATCCGATGACGTTAAGCTCACCTGGCGTCTATACTGTGACCTTGCCGACTTCCACTTTTCCTGGTCCTGTAAATTTCTTTACGATTGGTACCGAGATGGACTCCGTCTTGCTTGGCAAGCCGATCAAGTGTGTTGGAAACACCTTTAAGGTTTTTGGCTCTCGGTTGGGGGACGTATGTACGGAACTAAAACTCAGTGACGGTGCCAACAACTATTTTGGCGTATCAGGCCCTGCGGTTACTGACACAACATTCTTCATTGCAAGCAATTTACCGGGCGGTTGCGTGGATACGCTTCTTTGGAGAATTCCTTTGGTAGCTAACCCCTCAAACTTTGACCTGCTGGTGGATACGACGACGGGCGCATCTGGCTGCAATTCAACCGTAATTGCTTCCAATATTGACAATGCTCGCAATCTGGTTGACTCGATTTTGGTTGATTCCAGTGAATTGGCAAATATTTCTTGGCCTGGAGACTCAATTTACTGCGCCAATGGGCCAAATGTTCTCCCCATTATTGGTACCGGAACTACTGTTGGTTTGTTTAGCCTGATCGGAGGTCCACTAGTTGGTACTCCTAACCTCCTAATGCCTAACAATAATACTGGTGGTTTGCTTGTCCATTCGGGATCCGTAGGAACGCATACAATAAGATATGTTACTAACGGAACATTTCTATGCAAGGATACCGCAATTGCCACCATCAAAATCAGACCCGTCACCACACCGACGATTTCCTATGTGGGATCGCCGTACTGCGGTGGCAATCCGTTCTCGGATCCTGCGGTAATTTCCGGGACTGCCGGAGGTACCTTTTCGTCCGCTCCCGGATTGGTATTTAGCAATACGTCAACGGGGGTTGTGGACTTGCCCGCTTCTGCGCCAGGCACTTATACCATCTTTTACAATCCCCATGTGGACTCCTGTGCCAACGTTGCCTCCACGACCATCGTGATCAACGCGCCGGAAAGAGCCTATTTTGATTATCCAGACTCGGTATTGTGCTTAGGAGCCGCCCAAGAATTGCCCTCCATCCAGTATCTTCCTTCCTCTGGTTCGTTTACACGCATCGCAGGAGCGGGTACACTCAACGTGGATCCCAATACAGGTGCGATCAACTTGGGAACTTCATCTGCTGGATTCTACTATGTCCAATACGGCGGCATTTCCGGTACATGTACCTACACTGCAGTTGATTCCTTCCGCATCAAAGCCCCAACCGATGCCACTTTTAACCTCGCCAACGATACGCTTTGCCTCAATGATCCGGCGTTTATTCCAGCACGGACCGATCCGAATGGCTACTTCACGAGCTTCAACAACTTGATCGGGATTCTCGTGGATTCGTTGACTGTAAATCCAGCGGCAAGTACGCCGGGGGGGCCCTATGAGCTTGTTTACATTGTACCCGATACTTTTTGTTCGGATACATTCTCGCTGCCCTTGTTTTTTAGAGGAGTGGCCGCAGCGAACTTGACCTACTCAGACACGGTGCTCTGCGAAAATGAGCCGAATATTTTCCCCGTGTTCCAATCTGGCGTGGCAGGCGGTTCATTTTTCTCTACCAATGGAGCCATTTTTGTGGATTCGTTGACGGGGGAGTTGGACATCTCGCTCACACCGGTCGGCCCGAACTACAACGTATTTTACGTAGTTCCGGATCCAAGCTGTCCCGATACCGTGCTTGCTGCAACGATCGACATCGATTCGATACCGACACCCGATTTCTCGATCCTCGTGGACAGCATTTGCCAGAATTCGGGATTCTATGAAATTGATGTCCACCGCATCAGCAATTACAGCTTTTCCTTGTTTATCGGCGCCAATCAGGTACCGGGTGCGATCGTCGGGGATTCGATCAACATCGATATCCTTCCTGCGGGTGGCCCTTACATGATTCAAAACATTCAGACGACTACGGTTTGTAGCGATACCGCCTACGATTACCTTACCGTCGTGGAGCAGGATTCGGCGGGGATCATTTTTGCGCCGAATATCATTTGTCTCAATGACAACGACCCCTTCCCTTTGATTACGGGCGATGGGGGTGGTGTGTATTCGCTCGGACTTTCGCCGTCGTTTGTAGCTGTCGATCCTGACTCTGGTATCATGACCTTGGACACCAACATGGTACTGGGTATCTATTGGGTCGTGTATCAAACGACTGGTTTGTGTTCGGACATAGACTCGGCATTTGTGGATATCCGCAACAACCTCTCTGCACAATATGATTACTTGGCCATCGAGTACTGTCAAGCAGATACGTTTCCGATCAGTCCGGAACCTGGCTTTGCGAGTGGAGGCGTTTTTGAAGCGGATACAACGGGCTTGGTCTGGATCGATAGCATTGCTGGTATTTTTGATCCGCATGCCTCCGCCCCCGGCACCTACCTTGTAGAATACAACATCAGCAGCGCGGGAGCCTGCGAAGCGGTGTGGACGGACCGGGTCACAATTGTAGAAAAGGACACCCTGACAACGCTGACCTATGTGGGAAGCCCCTACTGTCCGTCAGATCCAGACCCTGACCCTATTTTGACCCATAGTGCGGATTCGATGGGATTGTACTCAGGTACGGGGGTTTATTTCTCCGATCAAGACCGCGGTATCATTTCTTTGGCGGCCACCTTGCCTGACACGTACGTGGTCGAGTTTGCAAAGCGTACCGTGTGTAGAGAAGTGTTTACCTTCCCGATCCGGATCAAGCCCGCCGCAGTAGCACAGTTCGGCTATCGAAACTCTGTTTATTGTATCGGACCAGATAGTTTGTTGCCACTTTTTGTCTCGAGTCCAGGAGGTTCATTCGTCGGCATTCCTGATTCCTTGGGTGACAATATGACGATTGATCCATTGACGGGGGCCATTGACTTGTTTGCGACCTCGCCTGGCACTTACCAAGTCAATTATACAATTCCGCCATCAGGGCAGATATGTGGCGGTACGGGGACATTTGCCTTACGAATTTTACCGCAGCCGACTGGGATCGATTTGAGCAGCAATCATCCCAACGATACGATTTGCGAAAACACATACGTACTCTTCCGCGCCTCGGGAGCCGAATTGGTGAATTATTATCTCAACGGCGACTCGGTTGGCTCGGGTATCGAATGGGAAGGTATCGGTTTGGACTCGGGTGACGTCGTTCAGGCGTATTTCAAGACCGCACTGGGTTGCGAGGATTCGATCACGCGCGTGATGCACGTCTTTGACATTCCGGAAGCCACCATTTTGTCTGCGCCAACGATTCTATCGGGTACGGACTCATTGGAAATTCCGGTGGAGCTGTTTACCAATGATACTTGGCTGCAATGGGCCGTGGCGGGAATGGGCGCTGTTGAATTCAGTGCAGATACCGGAAGATCCATTATCGGAGACTCCGGCATGGTGATCCCCATCGGAAATACGGTCTTTTTGGACAGTGACATCAACCCGGCGCAGTTTACGCTGACAATCGTGCCCAAAACGTTCCTCTGTACCGGGACGCCCGAAACGGTAACGATTCGTGTGAATCCCAATGACAAGGACGTGTTTGTGCCACAGGTGATGACCCCGGATGGCAACGGACAAAACGATACGTGGCTGATTCAAGTCAAAAACGGAATAGATCCTGCGCTTTACACGATTCAGTTGTTCAATTCTGCCGGCGCCTTGGTGCATACGATGACGCCGCTCAATGACCTCTTTACCGGAGACAATGCCAATGCAGGGTATCTCACAGATGGGGTTTATTGGTACCTCTTGTTGGATGAGAAAGGGGAGAAAATTGAGGCAGGTGGTCTAACGATCAGAAGGAAATGA
- a CDS encoding type IX secretion system membrane protein PorP/SprF: MRKHNTTSVMRLSLLSGMVMAVMLMANYGFGQQLRMSNSFIFNPYLANCGSIGVNNLTNFFVSHQQRRMAEGTNWRSLSQFLNFRSQPLGRHGNFAWGANVNNDIEWTEFRLGINVTVAAAIINTKSMRLSVGVTGGFINWGSRYDKVRVYDRTDVLIAERGNFGELDAGFGGEYRFWNKFLRADVNVFTQQLPGMRFPIHFRD; the protein is encoded by the coding sequence ATGAGAAAGCACAACACTACTTCCGTGATGCGGTTGTCGCTCCTCTCCGGAATGGTCATGGCAGTAATGCTGATGGCGAATTACGGCTTTGGTCAGCAGCTTCGAATGTCCAATTCGTTTATATTCAATCCATATCTGGCAAATTGTGGCTCGATAGGCGTGAATAACCTGACCAATTTCTTTGTCAGCCACCAACAACGGCGGATGGCAGAGGGCACGAATTGGCGGTCGCTTTCCCAGTTCCTGAATTTCAGAAGTCAGCCACTCGGTCGTCACGGCAACTTTGCCTGGGGTGCGAATGTGAACAATGACATTGAATGGACCGAATTTCGCCTCGGCATCAACGTGACCGTGGCGGCAGCGATCATCAATACCAAGTCAATGCGGCTATCCGTCGGAGTTACCGGCGGATTTATCAACTGGGGTTCGCGGTATGACAAGGTGCGTGTGTATGACCGAACCGATGTATTGATTGCGGAACGCGGCAATTTCGGGGAATTGGATGCAGGATTTGGCGGGGAATACCGGTTCTGGAACAAGTTTTTGCGGGCTGATGTCAATGTCTTTACGCAGCAATTGCCGGGAATGCGATTTCCAATACACTTCCGGGATTGA
- a CDS encoding gliding motility-associated C-terminal domain-containing protein, with the protein MITSSTSPNFGYLENSYCETNTDTIFPNAVPNLPLGYYHFEVSNPGLVLIDSLTGALDIFASDTGSYNVTLYLDSTSGNCITEARVSIEILGYEDDSIDFDTPICKTDSFLQIRYDSTKSGVFFAPSGLVWEDRDSGLVAIYATAVGSYQIRYEITGICAEQFTKTLSVENPADPSFQFPLGERAFCPSEGSTVANPVNPGGVFTWTNFPTTTTGTLLLDSLTGVINLSGSSSGSYDVNYRTNLGCDGDTTIQILVYSNPAAPRIDLSPNDSICLGQTLEVSGFGSSFFKIRVNGVERTTQSTLQVPDLDSNAIIEVVFITQQLCKDSLDTLITVLPIPNGIPIVNFPTITGTDEIDFDMTTNVDNTSFSWTLAGIGLVTFDKTLDSIAPILIGDYGNIHVVPTLSNGYEPAQAVFSIVPEAYGCVGDTDVVIIKINPNDLPIFIPEVFTPNDDLKNDRWLIQWNNNIDPNNYTMLLYNRSGGQVERFDHLRDDWDGGSLPDGVYWWQLYEGQELFMKGAVTIRRR; encoded by the coding sequence TTGATTACAAGCTCGACAAGTCCCAACTTTGGTTATTTGGAAAACAGCTATTGCGAAACCAATACCGATACCATTTTTCCCAACGCGGTGCCCAATTTGCCACTTGGCTATTATCACTTCGAGGTTTCAAACCCGGGACTTGTATTGATTGATAGCCTTACGGGGGCCTTGGACATTTTCGCGAGCGATACCGGAAGCTACAATGTGACGTTGTATTTGGACAGTACCTCTGGAAACTGTATCACCGAAGCAAGGGTCTCGATTGAGATTCTTGGGTATGAAGATGACAGTATCGACTTTGATACGCCGATTTGCAAAACGGATTCCTTTTTGCAAATACGATATGACTCCACAAAATCGGGGGTATTTTTTGCACCAAGTGGTTTGGTTTGGGAAGACCGGGATTCGGGTTTGGTTGCGATTTACGCGACAGCAGTCGGAAGCTATCAAATCCGCTATGAGATTACCGGTATATGTGCTGAGCAGTTTACAAAAACCCTGAGTGTAGAAAACCCGGCGGATCCGAGTTTCCAATTCCCACTTGGAGAAAGGGCGTTTTGTCCTTCAGAGGGGTCAACTGTGGCCAATCCGGTCAATCCCGGAGGCGTGTTTACTTGGACCAATTTTCCTACAACCACCACGGGAACGCTTCTTTTGGACTCCTTGACGGGTGTGATCAATCTCTCAGGGTCAAGTTCAGGATCTTATGATGTCAACTACCGCACGAATCTGGGCTGTGATGGAGATACCACGATTCAGATATTGGTTTATTCCAATCCTGCGGCACCAAGGATTGACTTGTCTCCCAACGATTCTATCTGTTTGGGGCAAACGCTTGAAGTTTCAGGATTTGGTAGTTCGTTTTTCAAAATCCGGGTGAATGGTGTGGAAAGAACCACGCAATCCACCTTGCAAGTCCCTGACTTGGACAGCAACGCCATCATTGAGGTGGTCTTTATCACCCAACAGCTTTGCAAGGACTCGCTTGATACCTTGATCACCGTTTTGCCGATTCCCAATGGCATCCCCATCGTCAATTTCCCCACGATCACCGGCACCGATGAAATCGATTTTGACATGACCACCAACGTGGACAATACCAGTTTCTCTTGGACCCTGGCGGGAATTGGTCTGGTGACCTTTGACAAAACACTGGATTCGATTGCTCCGATTTTGATTGGCGACTACGGAAATATTCATGTGGTGCCGACATTGTCCAATGGCTATGAACCGGCGCAGGCTGTCTTTTCCATTGTGCCCGAGGCTTATGGATGTGTTGGCGACACCGATGTGGTGATCATCAAAATCAACCCCAATGATTTGCCGATTTTTATTCCCGAAGTCTTTACCCCCAACGACGACTTGAAAAATGATCGTTGGTTGATCCAATGGAACAACAATATTGATCCCAACAACTACACCATGTTGCTGTACAACCGCAGCGGTGGGCAGGTGGAACGTTTTGACCATCTGCGTGATGACTGGGACGGAGGAAGCCTCCCGGATGGCGTTTATTGGTGGCAACTATACGAAGGCCAAGAATTGTTCATGAAAGGGGCAGTAACGATTAGGAGGCGATAA
- a CDS encoding type IX secretion system membrane protein PorP/SprF produces MKPLTTRMKMVGRQWFVFALVAVASFVGAPRAKAQQLPISDNYLFNPRWMNPAMMGTRNLNHFMMSHQQRKLNYGETVRSMSQFLNFSTAPLGRGGTFGMGGFLNHDIEHTEQRISVNIAVAAKLINNSNSVLSVGINGGLINWGSNYTGRRVYDRDDILVSNPTNFADLDAGLGVRYAFNNYFIRTEANLAFTQLPGNLISNRLRGIWLNPHMLGGGHFQLSPDNNFYVGPMLFYRNTVFNQDTTIKAGQLDAGMKVNILRWGLWFGGAYRIGNAALTGGFGLKLLNPDTLFEESRNAFFLDLNASASYPMNESSTFGPSFEIGLTMAFGRVGEYNVTVDTLQLIRGSFWKNDGNINTHRINRLNKNAPPELAAITEVSEKNVTLTYEWDDNVYRYVGENPEPVNDTLLSSVGREWQGVDGILSNIVTEVIKEALHPDTAQVANPDSLEPLKGLILVELNGKLKATELEADFGAQGAKFLGMLPERIKSDTLRMRIEYDGNDTTIVVHKNKNLSNLELACLKLHSMRKKLEHEINKYFNKDFLLLWEGAPTPSDDVINSRSVVYLQRPKITSNNPNQKPFMVPQVKLVFTRYTNYFDTKAKENENKVKNKEETQLEKQKRKRKNQYRVLVE; encoded by the coding sequence ATGAAACCTTTGACAACACGGATGAAAATGGTAGGTCGCCAATGGTTCGTTTTCGCGCTCGTGGCCGTTGCCTCCTTTGTTGGAGCACCAAGGGCAAAAGCACAGCAGTTGCCGATCTCCGACAACTATCTTTTTAATCCCAGGTGGATGAATCCCGCAATGATGGGAACCCGGAACCTGAATCATTTTATGATGTCCCATCAGCAGCGCAAGCTAAACTATGGGGAGACGGTACGGTCCATGAGCCAATTCCTCAACTTCAGTACCGCGCCCCTTGGAAGGGGAGGGACATTTGGAATGGGTGGATTCTTGAACCACGACATTGAGCATACTGAGCAGCGGATCTCCGTCAATATCGCGGTCGCTGCCAAACTCATCAACAATTCGAATTCCGTTTTGTCAGTGGGCATCAACGGGGGCTTGATCAACTGGGGCTCCAACTACACAGGGCGGCGCGTCTATGACCGGGATGATATCTTGGTTTCCAACCCCACCAACTTCGCCGATTTGGATGCAGGGCTTGGCGTGCGGTATGCGTTTAACAACTATTTTATCCGCACAGAAGCCAATCTCGCCTTTACACAGCTGCCGGGCAATCTGATATCCAATCGCTTGCGCGGAATCTGGTTGAATCCGCACATGTTGGGTGGAGGTCATTTTCAGCTTTCGCCAGACAACAACTTTTATGTCGGCCCGATGCTGTTTTATCGCAACACCGTCTTCAACCAGGATACGACGATCAAGGCAGGGCAATTGGATGCCGGCATGAAGGTGAACATCCTGCGCTGGGGACTTTGGTTTGGCGGTGCCTACCGTATTGGGAATGCCGCGCTGACAGGTGGCTTTGGATTGAAATTGCTCAACCCCGATACCTTGTTTGAGGAAAGTCGGAATGCCTTTTTCCTTGACCTCAATGCGTCGGCGAGCTATCCCATGAATGAAAGTTCCACTTTTGGGCCCAGTTTCGAAATCGGATTGACGATGGCCTTCGGACGGGTGGGTGAATACAATGTCACGGTGGATACCCTGCAGTTGATTCGGGGATCTTTCTGGAAAAATGACGGTAATATCAACACCCATCGTATCAATCGCCTGAACAAAAACGCACCTCCGGAACTTGCGGCGATTACCGAAGTGTCAGAGAAAAACGTCACGCTCACCTACGAATGGGATGACAATGTGTACCGCTACGTGGGCGAGAATCCGGAGCCTGTGAACGATACTTTGCTTTCCTCCGTCGGTCGAGAATGGCAAGGGGTCGATGGGATTCTGTCCAATATCGTCACGGAAGTGATCAAGGAGGCCTTGCATCCTGACACGGCCCAGGTAGCCAATCCTGATAGTTTGGAACCGCTCAAGGGCTTGATTTTGGTGGAACTCAACGGCAAGCTGAAAGCCACTGAACTCGAAGCGGACTTTGGAGCCCAAGGCGCCAAGTTTCTTGGAATGCTTCCGGAGCGTATCAAAAGCGACACCCTGCGCATGCGGATCGAATACGATGGAAACGATACCACCATCGTCGTTCACAAAAACAAGAACCTTTCCAACTTGGAGCTCGCTTGTCTGAAGCTGCATTCCATGCGGAAGAAGTTGGAACATGAGATCAATAAATACTTCAACAAGGACTTCTTGCTTCTTTGGGAAGGCGCACCGACGCCAAGTGACGACGTGATCAATAGCCGCAGTGTTGTGTACCTGCAACGCCCCAAAATCACCTCCAACAACCCGAACCAGAAGCCTTTTATGGTTCCTCAGGTCAAGTTGGTCTTCACGCGATACACCAACTACTTCGATACCAAGGCCAAGGAAAACGAAAACAAGGTCAAGAACAAGGAGGAAACCCAACTTGAAAAGCAAAAGCGGAAACGCAAAAACCAATACCGCGTCTTGGTCGAATAG